From a single Anomaloglossus baeobatrachus isolate aAnoBae1 chromosome 8, aAnoBae1.hap1, whole genome shotgun sequence genomic region:
- the PRMT6 gene encoding protein arginine N-methyltransferase 6 encodes MAFSKKRRYDRTEQDNEYFQCYSDITVHEEMLSDTVRTHAYRMAISRNHKALLGKTVLDVGAGTGILSIFCAQAGASKVYAVEASAVSQLARQVVKENKLDGQVEVINSTVESAEIPGQVDAIVSEWMGYGLMYESMLSSVLFARDKWLKPGGLIFPHCANMFIAPVNDATVESRLDFWSDVKDMYGVDMTCVQSFAKKCIMGKDMAVSSVYVEHVLSHPEHFASLDLNSATLDDIGNISGNFTFFCFGSSLMHGFAIWFSVEFPGENGIILSTSPYGEETHWKQTILYLDEEVQVEQDTLVKGDIKMSPAENNPRHLTVTLNYSIGGEMSRTKIFQMGN; translated from the coding sequence ATGGCATTCTCCAAAAAGAGAAGATATGACAGGACTGAGCAAGACAATGAATATTTCCAGTGTTACTCGGACATCACTGTTCATGAGGAGATGCTCTCGGACACCGTTCGCACACATGCTTATAGGATGGCCATCTCACGCAATCATAAAGCTTTACTTGGCAAAACTGTACTGGACGTGGGTGCCGGCACTGGCATCCTCAGTATTTTCTGTGCCCAGGCTGGGGCTAGTAAAGTGTATGCAGTGGAAGCCAGTGCAGTGTCGCAGCTGGCCCGTCAGGTGGTAAAGGAAAACAAGCTGGACGGACAAGTGGAAGTGATCAACAGTACAGTGGAATCTGCAGAAATCCCCGGGCAGGTGGACGCCATTGTTAGCGAATGGATGGGGTATGGCCTCATGTATGAGTCAATGCTCAGCTCTGTTTTGTTTGCCCGGGATAAATGGCTGAAGCCTGGAGGGCTCATTTTTCCCCACTGCGCTAATATGTTCATCGCCCCTGTTAATGATGCCACCGTGGAGAGCCGCTTGGACTTTTGGAGTGACGTGAAAGACATGTATGGAGTTGATATGACTTGTGTACAATCGTTTGCCAAGAAATGTATCATGGGTAAAGATATGGCTGTGTCTTCGGTGTACGTTGAACATGTGCTCTCGCACCCTGAACATTTTGCCTCTCTAGATCTCAACAGTGCCACCCTGGATGATATTGGCAATATTTCCGGCAACTTTACATTCTTCTGCTTCGGTTCCTCTTTAATGCATGGATTTGCTATTTGGTTTTCAGTGGAGTTTCCAGGAGAAAATGGCATCATCTTGTCTACATCCCCATATGGTGAAGAAACACATTGGAAGCAAACTATCCTGTACCTGGATGAAGAGGTTCAAGTAGAGCAGGACACACTGGTTAAGGGGGACATCAAAATGTCACCTGCGGAAAACAACCCAAGACATTTAACTGTTACCCTCAACTACTCCATTGGGGGAGAAATGTCTAGGACTAAGATATTTCAGATGGGGAATTAA